One genomic segment of Ignavibacteriota bacterium includes these proteins:
- a CDS encoding PhzF family phenazine biosynthesis protein has protein sequence MKLKLYQVDAFTNEVFKGNPAAVVPLENWLDDSVMQNIAGENNLAETAFFVNEKDGYRIRWFTPTSEVDLCGHATLASSFVLFNILDYEKNIIEFNSKGGKLIVTKEDDLISLNFPSRNPQLIETNKILVDALGKTPSEVYFDKSTICVFNDEETVRNLTPKIKDFLNIKTHGVIITAKGNNVDFVSRFFAPDVGIDEDPVTGYAHTLLIPLWAKKLSKNKLSALQVSKRGGELFCEYMNERVKISGRTVLYLEGEITI, from the coding sequence ATGAAATTAAAATTATATCAAGTTGATGCTTTTACAAATGAAGTTTTCAAAGGAAATCCCGCTGCAGTTGTTCCATTAGAAAATTGGTTAGATGATTCTGTTATGCAAAATATTGCCGGCGAAAATAATTTAGCCGAAACTGCATTTTTTGTAAATGAAAAAGATGGTTACAGAATTAGATGGTTTACTCCAACAAGTGAAGTTGATTTATGCGGACACGCCACACTTGCTTCATCTTTTGTTCTATTCAACATTTTAGATTACGAAAAAAATATAATTGAATTTAATTCCAAAGGTGGAAAATTAATTGTTACAAAGGAAGACGATTTAATTAGTTTAAATTTTCCTTCAAGAAATCCGCAATTAATTGAAACAAATAAAATACTCGTTGATGCATTGGGAAAAACTCCCAGTGAAGTTTATTTTGATAAATCAACAATTTGTGTTTTTAATGACGAAGAAACTGTTAGAAATTTAACTCCAAAAATCAAAGATTTTTTAAATATTAAAACTCATGGAGTAATTATAACAGCCAAAGGAAATAATGTAGATTTTGTTTCAAGATTTTTTGCACCCGATGTTGGAATAGATGAAGATCCGGTTACCGGTTATGCGCATACTTTATTAATTCCTTTGTGGGCAAAAAAGTTGAGTAAAAATAAACTTAGCGCTTTACAAGTTTCAAAAAGAGGCGGCGAATTATTTTGCGAATATATGAATGAAAGAGTTAAAATTTCCGGTAGAACTGTACTTTATTTAGAAGGTGAAATTACAATTTAA
- a CDS encoding cytochrome C, whose translation MFAKINLAQISPGDLTKAHAEFEGMSNCTKCHDLGKQVSKAKCLDCHTEISDLINQNRGFHSNKNVAVKDCWSCHGEHFGRNFKIIKFDENKFEHNETGFELKGSHKKLDCDKCHKSEFIHDKKLKSRKNTFLGLGTKCKNCHEDVHQKTLDDDCAKCHTEEKFKPAEKFLHDNTNFKLTGKHQNVDCEKCHAKEKRNNKSFQKFAEVKFNSCESCHNDFHKGKFGNDCKTCHNTNSFNEVNISDKFNHSKTNFPLVGKHQKVKCENCHKESLTSKPKYSKCYDCHNDFHKGEFIKNNIQTDCKVCHTENGFSPSNFTLEMHEKTEFKLTNSHSATPCFACHYKNESWTFKISGEKCISCHTNIHGNEIGEKYFNENKCETCHSTISWKTIEFDHSKTEFELIGKHKTATCRDCHFTIEYSKIIAQKFIQLKLNCTECHNDIHQGQFVEDEKELCENCHTFNNWQPTLFDHNKTRFAIDGAHRNVSCDKCHKPIIKNDISFTNYKIEDVRCISCHS comes from the coding sequence ATTTTTGCTAAAATAAATTTAGCGCAAATTTCTCCCGGAGATTTAACCAAAGCTCATGCGGAATTTGAAGGAATGAGTAATTGCACAAAATGTCACGATTTGGGAAAGCAAGTTTCCAAAGCAAAATGTCTTGATTGCCACACAGAAATTTCGGATTTAATAAATCAAAATAGAGGATTTCATTCAAATAAAAATGTTGCCGTTAAAGATTGCTGGAGCTGCCATGGAGAACATTTTGGTAGAAATTTTAAAATCATAAAGTTTGATGAAAATAAATTTGAACACAATGAAACCGGATTTGAACTAAAGGGAAGTCATAAAAAATTAGATTGCGATAAATGTCACAAATCGGAATTTATACATGATAAAAAACTTAAATCAAGAAAAAACACTTTCTTAGGATTAGGTACAAAATGTAAAAATTGCCATGAAGATGTTCATCAAAAAACATTAGATGATGATTGTGCAAAATGTCATACCGAAGAAAAATTTAAACCGGCGGAAAAGTTTTTGCATGATAATACGAATTTTAAATTAACCGGAAAACATCAAAATGTAGATTGCGAAAAATGTCACGCAAAAGAAAAAAGAAATAATAAATCATTTCAGAAATTTGCAGAAGTAAAATTCAACAGTTGCGAATCTTGCCATAATGATTTTCATAAAGGAAAATTTGGTAATGATTGCAAAACTTGCCACAATACAAATTCATTTAATGAAGTAAATATTTCCGATAAATTTAATCATTCAAAAACCAATTTTCCTTTAGTTGGTAAACATCAAAAAGTAAAATGCGAAAATTGCCATAAAGAAAGTTTAACAAGTAAACCAAAATATTCTAAATGTTATGATTGTCATAATGATTTTCACAAAGGTGAATTTATAAAAAATAATATTCAAACGGATTGCAAAGTTTGTCATACTGAGAATGGATTTTCACCTTCCAATTTCACTTTGGAAATGCATGAAAAAACAGAATTTAAATTAACAAATTCACATTCGGCAACTCCGTGTTTTGCATGTCATTATAAAAATGAAAGTTGGACATTTAAAATTTCCGGTGAAAAATGTATTTCTTGTCATACAAATATTCACGGAAATGAAATTGGCGAAAAATATTTTAATGAAAATAAATGCGAAACTTGTCACTCAACAATTTCTTGGAAAACAATTGAGTTTGATCATAGCAAAACAGAATTTGAATTGATTGGAAAACACAAAACCGCAACTTGCAGAGATTGTCATTTCACAATTGAATATTCTAAAATTATTGCACAAAAATTTATACAATTAAAATTAAATTGTACCGAATGCCACAATGACATTCATCAAGGTCAGTTTGTTGAAGATGAAAAAGAACTTTGCGAAAATTGCCACACATTTAATAATTGGCAGCCAACTTTATTTGATCATAATAAAACAAGATTTGCAATTGATGGTGCACATAGAAATGTAAGCTGCGATAAATGTCATAAGCCAATTATCAAAAATGATATTTCATTCACAAATTATAAAATAGAGGATGTTAGATGTATAAGCTGTCATTCATAA
- a CDS encoding NAD(P)-binding domain-containing protein: MSHKTKTKINRLKIDKAKEFGFHEPISLHPEINEDICIGSGACVAACPEKDILGIVSGKGKLINASQCVGHGACFHACPVEAISLVMGTEKRGVELPHVSQNYETNIKGIYIAGELGGMGLIKNAVDQGSKAMENIIRTLPKEKNVKFDVIIVGAGPAGIAASLNAAKNNIRFLTLEQDSLGGTVFTFPRAKIVMTKPMDLPLHGKVKLSETSKSELIGLWKEVLEKNNISINENEKVLEIIAYQNSFEVITNHDKYTCSKVLLSIGRRGSPRKLNVPGENLEKVAYRLLEPELIQNQKVIVIGGGDSAIESALLLAEDGTNQVTISYRSESFNRLKPKNLEKIDSAIKTNKISAIYSSNLTEILEKEVKIKLNNGSIIPIQNDLVYIFAGGELPNKFLEKIGIKITKKFGEVILKH, from the coding sequence ATGAGTCATAAAACAAAAACAAAAATAAATCGACTTAAAATTGATAAAGCAAAAGAATTTGGTTTTCACGAACCAATTTCACTTCATCCGGAAATTAACGAAGATATTTGTATTGGTAGCGGTGCTTGCGTTGCTGCTTGTCCGGAAAAAGATATTTTGGGGATTGTAAGCGGAAAAGGAAAATTAATAAATGCATCTCAATGCGTTGGACACGGAGCTTGTTTTCATGCGTGTCCGGTTGAAGCAATATCGTTGGTAATGGGAACTGAAAAACGCGGAGTTGAACTTCCTCATGTAAGTCAAAATTATGAAACGAATATAAAAGGAATTTACATTGCCGGCGAATTAGGCGGAATGGGTTTAATTAAAAATGCAGTTGATCAAGGTTCTAAAGCAATGGAAAATATTATTAGAACTTTGCCCAAAGAAAAAAATGTAAAATTTGATGTAATAATTGTCGGCGCCGGTCCAGCCGGAATTGCGGCTTCTTTAAATGCAGCAAAAAATAATATTAGATTTTTAACTCTTGAACAAGATAGTTTGGGCGGAACAGTTTTTACATTTCCTCGAGCAAAAATTGTTATGACAAAACCAATGGATTTACCACTTCATGGAAAAGTTAAATTAAGTGAAACTTCAAAATCAGAATTAATTGGTCTCTGGAAAGAAGTTTTAGAAAAAAATAATATTTCAATAAATGAAAATGAAAAAGTTTTAGAAATTATTGCTTACCAAAATTCTTTTGAAGTAATTACAAATCACGATAAATATACTTGCTCAAAAGTTTTGCTTTCAATCGGAAGAAGAGGTTCGCCAAGAAAATTAAATGTTCCGGGAGAAAATCTTGAAAAAGTTGCATATCGTTTACTTGAGCCGGAATTGATACAGAATCAAAAAGTAATTGTTATCGGAGGCGGAGATTCTGCAATAGAATCAGCACTTTTACTTGCAGAAGATGGAACAAATCAAGTTACAATTTCCTATCGATCAGAATCTTTTAATCGACTTAAGCCAAAAAATTTGGAAAAAATTGATAGCGCAATTAAGACAAACAAAATCAGCGCTATTTACAGTTCTAACTTGACGGAAATTTTAGAAAAAGAAGTAAAAATAAAATTGAATAACGGAAGCATAATCCCAATACAAAATGATTTAGTTTACATTTTTGCGGGCGGAGAATTACCAAATAAATTTCTTGAAAAAATTGGAATTAAAATAACCAAAAAATTTGGAGAGGTAATATTAAAACATTAG
- a CDS encoding cyclic nucleotide-binding domain-containing protein yields the protein MQNYITSALKSNELFKNTNISNITLEDLNLKIISLEEGEILFKNGDVSNSIFLILEGEINLLKKHSFSKTTTLILSANEFFGQDEFFTNSKRKSTSLAIKDSKIAEISKDNLDVLLIQYNSILTNLKDSMEDIDETMMENLERLLKEANEKYIAGQKKVSIFDLTTKNSDELVSFNEVKQKEKIIDELNNRITRYNELIRKKEEQITDLFDRVEEYQTSNKQLNTVIDNQNEQLSRLLESEKSYKFQLDDHNNKIKKLEDEILTIGNTKIDIEYSNQKEKELEYLRKELENLSIKEKNLLEQLNQSTAKVEELKSILHNLEDASKSSKNNDEILQNEINKLSTEISSLRNKEIEFNKLKLDYENNKVEMITLKESLRKSKDEIEGFESKFNQSKQLETELVASNKKLESELNILQNKLLSSENNIDELIYFKKNYGNLEEEKNKTINLLNKKITENEEKYSDFDRLLKIKQSKIEEQTSELTKIKAEFGNISLADKYKSELIGEQSYKIARLQESNKETTSELQKYKDTISNYSTEIKKLKDEFENTLQSQKKLENTNYEVRAKLELKNDEISKLFAEKESLLIFESNKNEIISKQVNQIEELKAKESYFKESESKKQATIERQLNQLKETENFLADSKILIEKLSNDNELNKSKISELTNQLAKLTSELSQKNNTISSLENELSSNSSNLKKIQDHNNDLTNQISQLSGSIVKKNEIIDVQSKNLKEIEISKSGLENIAKEKDEIIIKQSHKLTESEHLIEKLNEQLRSEKVEKNELTKNLSSINSKVQEFEYSINALSAQISAKDELISEKTLIIEEKENQLSESSRKIAENLSEISNLENKINTFSEELNLAKGKESELRNAVSQNLETITQQNNEISKLKEVKKENETTNSFLNHQLLQNQETLSQLNNKYSETEKELQKSLQNSENLNNSLNDKNNKISELILSNEKLNEDLNANELKIANLRVSESELNSVIENKNDEINNLKNELSQSISNYQEISSKYEKVETVISKLENNIIEKAKSEQNLLILVENKELQISSLNSKITEQSAEINKLNSEISELAYLTSSLKVKIETKDTNITELNSQVTNLSNIVEQNKNEIHQLNSSIKLRDNTISEISEDLEGKLDTIEKLNNSIFEKEENINSLSNKVETITLELNEKNSEIEKLTKTLEINSSSINKLESEISIKNAEINDFKLQIKEKNIINSQQKEAFELLSNSYNSLQISEEIEKDKVTKLTFELRELLEEKNNLLSLLKDSGSEISHLRKHISVLDENIAERDRTVEELNSNLKIERTEIESRLIDKSRLAEELQKSVIFLEEQLEILQKGHNEVTQVQEAEIKNSLDKITKLTQIEIELKETLFEKESEFNKLHSEMDSLKSEITNYRNNIDQKSEELNKLAGELFESKNNLESKIASEVELNSKIANLSERINLITLELEEKSNKINNLTKKNEEFNSLVSEKDNLIHEFEQNLSERNNSENELKLQIEELNRNIEIIKSELTEKENQISEINSNKNNLENLISEKENLIKEFEQNLSERNNSENELKLQIEELNRNIEIIKSELSEKENQIGEINSNRNNLENLISEKENLIHEFEQNLSERNNSENELKLQIEELNRNIEIIKSELTEKENQIGEINSNRNNLENLVSEKENLIKEFEQNLSERNNSENELKLQIEELNRNIEIIKLELSEKESKINQFSEVENELKVNLENKTNEIQYLNSEIETLHIDLKAYQNQISSKYYESKNLISEIDNYKSIVKEIGLSESQLQNQISELNNKLSEYENNTKEKESNLISLNEMIETLQNSIKERDEIIDSNQKFINEQNQQISSIESELLKQDAISEKYESLNEKLENLTLELSVKADENRVVFQENEELKNQLSEIKNNYESVLNNRNQENSELLEISSQIENLKSQLESTQNIISEKDLELERLNLELTNLSSAKDLENETRKSFEEKVQELEAKISELVEIKSSYEIELENKNETIADLQLKNSFAENNSADQSKEEYTIKIEELTKELEKYSFIKNNFDSLIDEKNSIIEEQGKRLTQVKLEKTDREIEFIKLKEQLEDFKNQVEKINEAKNHFKSEAGRKADELDLLSKRLEMFNNNSLEKESSEERLNSIIENQVEKIAELHSKIIELESKANHETVKNQNVPIIEKQSSPNIFEKEALEKEISEDRFESIDDNENVKPAFSFGKISDENDEIIDFEFEDKKEETFEEEIKFEVKDRSVTKPNKFSGDLTKSESDLPNYSQFSHLLYGDVSVVTLNIPRATMEIAAKFKEYLTSLFNSHNSRIVVDLSECEFVDSTVLGVMVSSLKKAMSLGGDLRIVWGDHTESSMFYITRMDKVFKLFDNLEDAIQSYLD from the coding sequence ATGCAAAACTACATCACTTCTGCGCTAAAAAGTAATGAATTGTTTAAAAACACAAATATTTCGAACATTACTTTAGAAGATCTCAATCTAAAAATTATCTCCTTAGAAGAAGGCGAAATACTATTTAAAAACGGCGATGTTTCAAATTCAATTTTCTTAATTCTTGAAGGCGAAATAAATCTACTAAAAAAACATAGTTTTTCAAAAACTACAACTTTAATACTATCGGCAAATGAATTTTTTGGTCAAGATGAGTTTTTTACTAATTCTAAGAGAAAATCAACATCTTTAGCAATAAAAGATTCAAAAATTGCTGAAATTTCTAAGGATAATCTTGATGTTCTTTTGATTCAGTACAACTCAATTCTTACCAATCTTAAAGATTCTATGGAAGATATTGATGAAACAATGATGGAAAATCTTGAAAGACTTTTAAAAGAAGCAAATGAAAAATACATTGCCGGACAAAAAAAGGTTTCAATTTTTGATCTAACAACAAAAAATAGCGATGAATTGGTTTCCTTTAACGAAGTGAAGCAAAAAGAGAAAATTATTGACGAATTGAATAATAGAATAACAAGATACAATGAATTAATTAGAAAAAAAGAAGAACAAATTACCGATCTTTTTGACCGAGTTGAAGAGTATCAAACATCAAATAAACAGTTAAATACTGTAATTGATAACCAAAACGAGCAATTATCAAGATTATTGGAATCTGAAAAATCTTACAAATTTCAGTTAGATGATCACAATAATAAAATAAAAAAACTTGAAGATGAAATTTTGACAATTGGAAATACTAAAATAGATATTGAGTATTCTAATCAAAAAGAAAAAGAGCTTGAATATCTTAGAAAAGAATTAGAGAATTTAAGTATAAAAGAAAAAAATCTTCTTGAGCAATTAAATCAATCAACTGCAAAAGTTGAAGAATTGAAATCAATATTGCATAATTTGGAAGATGCTTCAAAATCATCAAAAAATAATGATGAAATTCTTCAAAATGAGATAAATAAATTATCAACTGAAATTTCTTCACTTCGCAATAAAGAAATAGAATTTAATAAGCTTAAACTTGATTATGAAAATAATAAAGTTGAAATGATTACCTTAAAGGAATCGTTAAGAAAGTCGAAAGATGAAATTGAAGGATTTGAAAGTAAATTTAATCAGAGTAAACAGCTTGAAACCGAATTGGTTGCCAGTAATAAGAAATTGGAAAGTGAACTTAATATTCTCCAGAATAAACTTTTAAGCAGTGAAAATAATATTGATGAGTTAATTTATTTCAAGAAAAATTACGGAAATTTAGAAGAAGAAAAGAATAAGACCATAAATCTTTTAAATAAAAAAATAACAGAAAATGAAGAAAAATATTCAGATTTCGATAGATTGCTAAAAATTAAACAAAGTAAAATTGAAGAACAAACTTCTGAATTGACAAAAATAAAAGCTGAATTCGGTAATATTTCTTTGGCTGATAAATATAAAAGTGAATTAATTGGTGAACAATCCTATAAAATTGCAAGACTTCAAGAATCAAATAAAGAAACTACTTCTGAATTACAAAAATATAAAGACACTATATCTAATTATTCTACAGAAATTAAAAAACTTAAAGACGAATTCGAAAATACATTACAATCTCAGAAAAAGTTAGAAAATACGAATTATGAAGTAAGAGCAAAATTAGAACTTAAAAATGATGAAATTTCTAAGTTATTTGCTGAAAAGGAATCTTTATTAATTTTTGAATCAAACAAAAACGAAATAATTAGCAAACAAGTAAATCAGATTGAAGAGTTAAAAGCAAAAGAAAGTTATTTTAAGGAATCTGAATCAAAAAAACAAGCAACTATCGAAAGACAATTAAATCAATTAAAAGAAACAGAAAATTTCTTAGCTGATTCTAAAATATTAATTGAGAAACTTTCTAATGATAATGAATTAAATAAAAGTAAAATTTCAGAGCTTACAAATCAACTTGCAAAATTAACTTCAGAATTATCACAAAAGAATAATACAATTTCTTCTCTGGAAAATGAATTATCGAGTAATTCATCAAATCTAAAAAAGATTCAAGATCATAATAATGATTTAACAAATCAGATTTCTCAACTTAGCGGTTCAATTGTAAAGAAAAACGAAATTATTGATGTTCAGTCCAAAAATTTGAAAGAAATAGAAATAAGTAAATCCGGATTGGAAAATATCGCTAAGGAAAAAGATGAAATTATAATTAAGCAAAGTCATAAATTAACTGAAAGTGAACATTTAATTGAAAAATTAAATGAACAATTACGTTCTGAAAAAGTTGAAAAAAATGAACTTACAAAAAATCTTAGCTCGATAAATTCTAAAGTTCAAGAATTCGAATATTCAATAAATGCACTTTCTGCTCAAATTTCTGCAAAAGATGAATTGATTTCTGAAAAAACCTTAATAATTGAAGAGAAAGAAAATCAATTAAGTGAAAGCAGCAGAAAAATTGCCGAGAATTTATCTGAAATTTCAAATCTTGAAAATAAAATAAATACATTTTCAGAAGAATTAAATTTAGCAAAAGGTAAGGAATCTGAATTACGAAATGCAGTAAGTCAGAATCTTGAAACTATTACGCAACAGAATAATGAAATTTCCAAATTAAAAGAAGTTAAAAAGGAAAATGAAACAACTAATTCATTTTTAAATCATCAGTTATTGCAGAATCAAGAGACTTTATCTCAACTAAATAATAAATATTCGGAGACAGAAAAAGAATTACAGAAAAGTTTACAAAATTCAGAAAATCTTAACAATTCATTGAATGATAAAAATAATAAGATTTCGGAACTTATTTTATCGAATGAAAAATTAAATGAAGATCTTAATGCAAATGAATTAAAAATTGCAAATCTGCGAGTTTCCGAATCTGAATTAAATTCCGTAATTGAAAATAAAAATGATGAAATTAACAATCTAAAAAATGAATTATCACAATCTATTTCGAATTATCAAGAAATTTCATCCAAATATGAAAAAGTTGAAACAGTAATTAGCAAATTAGAAAACAATATTATTGAAAAAGCAAAATCTGAACAAAATCTTCTTATTTTAGTAGAAAACAAAGAATTACAAATTTCTTCACTTAATTCAAAAATTACAGAGCAAAGTGCAGAAATAAATAAACTTAACTCGGAGATTTCAGAATTAGCATATCTTACAAGTTCACTAAAAGTAAAAATTGAAACAAAAGATACAAATATTACTGAATTAAATTCTCAAGTAACTAATTTATCAAATATTGTAGAGCAAAATAAAAATGAAATACATCAACTAAATTCTTCAATTAAACTTAGAGATAATACAATTTCTGAAATCAGCGAAGATTTGGAAGGCAAACTTGATACAATTGAAAAATTAAACAATTCTATTTTCGAAAAAGAGGAAAATATAAATTCGCTTTCAAATAAAGTTGAAACAATAACTTTAGAATTGAACGAGAAAAATTCGGAAATTGAGAAATTAACAAAAACATTAGAAATAAATAGCTCATCAATTAACAAACTTGAAAGTGAAATTTCAATTAAAAATGCAGAAATTAACGATTTCAAACTCCAAATTAAAGAAAAAAATATTATTAATTCGCAGCAAAAGGAAGCATTTGAATTACTTTCAAATTCGTACAATTCACTGCAAATAAGTGAAGAAATTGAAAAAGATAAAGTAACTAAATTAACTTTTGAACTGAGAGAATTGCTTGAAGAAAAGAATAATTTATTGTCTTTATTAAAAGATTCCGGGTCAGAAATATCTCATCTAAGAAAACATATTTCGGTTTTGGATGAAAATATTGCTGAAAGAGACAGAACAGTTGAGGAATTGAATTCTAATCTTAAAATTGAAAGAACGGAAATTGAAAGCAGATTAATTGATAAATCTCGCTTAGCGGAAGAATTGCAAAAATCTGTAATTTTCTTGGAAGAGCAGCTCGAAATTTTACAAAAAGGACATAACGAAGTTACACAAGTTCAAGAAGCTGAAATTAAAAATAGTTTAGATAAAATTACAAAATTGACTCAAATCGAAATTGAACTGAAAGAAACTTTGTTTGAAAAAGAAAGTGAATTTAACAAACTTCACTCAGAAATGGATTCTTTGAAGAGTGAAATTACTAATTATAGAAATAATATTGATCAAAAATCTGAAGAATTAAATAAACTTGCCGGTGAGCTTTTTGAAAGTAAAAATAATTTAGAATCAAAAATTGCTTCTGAAGTTGAGTTGAATAGCAAAATTGCAAATTTATCGGAAAGAATTAATTTAATTACACTGGAATTAGAGGAAAAATCAAATAAGATTAACAATTTAACGAAGAAGAATGAAGAATTTAATTCATTGGTTTCAGAAAAGGATAATTTAATTCATGAATTTGAGCAGAATCTTTCCGAAAGAAATAATTCAGAAAATGAACTAAAACTTCAAATTGAAGAACTTAATAGAAATATTGAAATTATTAAATCTGAATTGACCGAAAAGGAAAATCAGATTAGCGAAATAAATTCAAATAAAAATAATCTTGAGAATTTAATTTCCGAAAAAGAAAACTTAATTAAGGAATTTGAGCAGAATCTTTCCGAAAGAAATAATTCTGAAAATGAATTAAAACTTCAAATTGAAGAACTTAATAGAAATATTGAAATTATTAAATCTGAGTTAAGCGAAAAAGAAAATCAGATTGGCGAAATAAATTCAAATAGAAATAATCTTGAGAATTTAATTTCTGAAAAGGAAAACTTAATTCATGAATTTGAGCAGAATCTTTCCGAAAGAAATAATTCTGAAAATGAATTAAAACTTCAAATTGAAGAACTAAACAGAAATATTGAAATTATTAAATCTGAGTTGACCGAAAAAGAGAATCAGATTGGTGAAATAAATTCAAATAGAAATAATCTTGAGAATTTGGTTTCGGAAAAAGAAAACTTAATTAAGGAATTTGAGCAAAATCTTTCCGAGAGAAATAATTCAGAAAATGAATTAAAACTTCAAATTGAAGAACTTAATAGAAATATTGAAATTATCAAACTTGAATTAAGTGAAAAAGAAAGCAAAATAAATCAATTTTCAGAAGTTGAAAATGAACTTAAAGTTAATTTAGAAAACAAAACAAATGAAATACAGTATCTTAATTCAGAAATTGAAACTTTACATATTGATTTAAAAGCTTACCAAAATCAAATTTCCTCAAAGTATTATGAATCGAAGAATTTAATTTCAGAAATTGACAATTATAAATCAATAGTTAAGGAAATTGGTTTAAGCGAATCACAGCTTCAAAATCAAATTTCTGAGTTAAATAATAAACTCTCTGAATATGAAAATAATACGAAAGAAAAAGAAAGCAATTTAATTTCGTTAAACGAAATGATAGAAACTTTACAAAATTCAATTAAAGAGCGCGATGAAATTATTGATTCAAATCAGAAATTTATTAATGAACAAAATCAGCAAATTTCATCAATTGAATCAGAATTGCTAAAGCAAGATGCAATAAGTGAAAAATATGAATCTTTGAACGAAAAATTAGAAAATTTAACTTTAGAACTTTCTGTTAAAGCTGATGAAAATAGAGTTGTTTTTCAAGAAAATGAAGAGTTGAAAAATCAATTAAGTGAAATAAAAAATAATTACGAATCGGTTTTGAATAATAGAAATCAAGAGAATTCGGAATTGTTAGAGATTTCTTCACAAATTGAAAACTTAAAATCACAATTAGAAAGTACACAAAATATAATCAGCGAAAAGGATTTAGAACTTGAACGTTTGAATTTAGAATTAACAAATTTAAGTTCTGCAAAAGATTTAGAAAATGAAACAAGAAAATCTTTTGAGGAAAAAGTTCAAGAATTGGAAGCTAAAATTTCTGAATTGGTGGAAATCAAATCTTCTTACGAAATTGAACTAGAAAATAAAAACGAAACTATTGCAGATCTTCAATTAAAAAATAGTTTTGCCGAAAATAATTCTGCTGATCAATCTAAAGAAGAATACACAATTAAAATTGAAGAATTAACAAAAGAACTTGAAAAATATTCATTTATTAAAAATAATTTTGATTCTTTAATTGATGAGAAAAATTCAATTATTGAAGAACAAGGAAAGCGTTTAACTCAAGTTAAGTTAGAAAAAACCGATAGAGAAATTGAATTTATAAAACTTAAAGAACAGTTGGAAGATTTCAAGAATCAAGTTGAAAAAATAAATGAAGCTAAAAATCATTTTAAGAGTGAAGCCGGAAGAAAAGCTGATGAGCTTGACCTTCTTTCAAAAAGATTAGAAATGTTTAATAACAATTCATTGGAAAAGGAATCTTCAGAAGAAAGATTAAATTCAATAATTGAAAATCAAGTTGAAAAGATTGCCGAACTTCACAGTAAAATCATCGAGCTTGAATCAAAGGCAAATCATGAAACTGTAAAAAATCAAAATGTCCCGATTATTGAAAAGCAATCTTCTCCAAATATTTTTGAAAAAGAAGCATTGGAAAAAGAAATTTCTGAAGATCGCTTTGAAAGTATTGATGATAATGAAAATGTAAAACCGGCATTTTCATTTGGAAAAATAAGTGATGAGAATGATGAAATTATTGATTTTGAATTTGAAGATAAAAAGGAAGAAACTTTTGAGGAAGAAATTAAATTTGAAGTAAAAGATCGTTCGGTTACAAAACCCAACAAATTTTCCGGTGACTTAACAAAATCAGAATCGGATTTACCTAATTACTCACAATTTTCTCATCTTCTGTACGGAGACGTAAGCGTTGTAACATTAAATATTCCCCGCGCAACAATGGAAATTGCAGCAAAATTTAAAGAATATTTAACTTCTCTTTTTAATAGTCACAATTCCAGAATTGTTGTTGATTTAAGCGAATGTGAATTTGTCGATTCAACTGTACTTGGTGTTATGGTAAGTTCACTTAAAAAAGCAATGAGTTTGGGCGGAGATTTAAGAATTGTTTGGGGAGACCACACAGAATCTTCAATGTTTTATATTACAAGAATGGATAAAGTTTTTAAACTCTTCGATAATTTGGAAGATGCAATACAAAGTTATTTAGATTAA